A genomic window from bacterium includes:
- the folE2 gene encoding GTP cyclohydrolase FolE2: MHPNLPDVANEEPAFDIPLDKVGVKHILYPITVLDRHDHWQSTVARVNMYVDLPREFRGTHMSRFIAILNRFRGRISFETIRQIVKATRKEFEALEAHLELRFPYFIEKRAPVSGEPSLMEYRAGFHAFARGNDFDIQLEVSVPVMSLCPCSKEISDRGAHNQRSVVRMRIKTGNRLVWIEELVAIAEAAGSAPLYSLLKREDEKAVTEAAYDNPRFVEDIVRTVAHALETDPRVTAYRVECENFESIHNHSAYASISHGF; this comes from the coding sequence ATGCACCCGAACCTCCCCGACGTGGCCAACGAAGAGCCCGCCTTCGACATCCCGCTCGACAAGGTCGGCGTCAAGCACATCCTCTACCCTATCACGGTCCTGGACCGTCACGACCATTGGCAGTCCACCGTGGCGCGGGTCAACATGTACGTGGACCTGCCCCGGGAGTTCCGCGGCACGCACATGAGCCGCTTCATCGCGATTCTCAACCGCTTCCGGGGCCGGATCAGCTTCGAGACCATCCGCCAGATAGTCAAGGCCACCCGGAAGGAGTTCGAGGCCCTGGAGGCGCACCTGGAGCTCCGCTTCCCGTACTTCATCGAGAAGCGGGCCCCGGTTTCCGGCGAGCCCTCGCTGATGGAGTACCGCGCCGGTTTCCACGCCTTCGCCCGGGGAAACGACTTCGACATCCAGCTCGAGGTCTCGGTGCCGGTGATGAGCCTCTGCCCCTGCTCGAAGGAGATATCCGACCGGGGCGCCCACAACCAGCGCTCCGTCGTCCGGATGCGCATCAAGACCGGCAACCGGCTGGTCTGGATCGAGGAGCTGGTAGCGATTGCCGAGGCGGCCGGCAGCGCCCCCCTCTACTCGCTCCTGAAACGGGAGGACGAGAAGGCGGTCACCGAGGCGGCCTACGACAACCCCCGCTTCGTCGAGGACATCGTCCGGACGGTGGCCCACGCCCTGGAGACCGACCCCCGGGTAACGGCCTACCGCGTGGAGTGCGAAAATTTCGAGAGCATCCACAACCACAGCGCCTACGCCAGCATCTCCCATGGATTCTGA